A window of Punica granatum isolate Tunisia-2019 chromosome 8, ASM765513v2, whole genome shotgun sequence genomic DNA:
cccGAGAGAGCTTGCATTGAGGTTATCTGGAAGCCCAAAACTGGACAAAGTGGTAAGAATCCGTCTTTTTATCATGCCAGAATCTGATTATTCATCTTCCTTTTAGGTTTCCTGACTATGTCAACGAGTTTATCCATTGATTACTATATGAAGGAGCAGAGCTCCAAATTGAACTGGACATGCAACCTGCTGGGGCAGTTTATAGAGGGTTTCCTTCATATTTCCTAAGTAATGACATTGCTTTCAGGAAAGCAGGAGAAGGAATATGAGATGATACTGAAAAGGACTTTGCAGAGCATTTGCATTTTGACCATAAATCCTAACACTACAACTTCGATCATCATTCAGGTATATATTTCTGTCCACTATGTCCAAGCCTCTGTTTTTTTGGGGATTGAGAAAGCTACTGGTGCAGATTTTTATGTGACAAAAAGTCATACTCTCCATGCAGGTAGTCCAAGATGATGGTTCTGTATCCTTTGCGGCTACATTTTGCATATTTGACGCATTAAATGGTCTCCACTTGCTGTCCCACAACACTTTGCTTAACTCTTTCACTCATATGTTCATTAGCTTGGTTTGTTTCATTGATATTTGGATTGATGCTAGAACTTTTAAGGAAAAGCTAAAACCaggaatttaatttttgtaagTTCTTGGAATAACTTTGGTGAACTCAGATCCTTGCAGCTCTGTGAGCCAGTTTTAGTGTGTGTTTTTCACAGAGGTTCTTTCAGGCACTTTAATAGGAGAAGATTCAACCTGcaaagaaaattgaataatgtcaaagaatttaaaaacTAGGATAGAAACTTCAGCCGTTTATTACGCAATACGGTCATGCTTTGGAACAAAATCGGACAAGTTATCGTTAACTCCTTCCTGTTAAAGCTTCTCCCATGTGCCATAAATGCAGCATGCGCTGCTCTCGTTGATGCTGGGATTCCTCTGAAGCATCTGGCTGGTAATCACTTGCCAATATATCATTACCATGCTGAATGTGAAACAATATATCGTTCCATGCTGAATGTGAAACTCAGATATCTGTTCTGCTGATCCTTGCAGTCTCTATATGCTGTTGTCTGGCATCAAGCGGATATGTTATACTGGACCCGACTAAGCAAGAAGAAGAGGTTTCAGTTTTTCTCTAAAGCTTGCTTTTTCCTTGTTTTCCCATCCGGGAAACGCATTAATCTGAACCTACAGTGAATGCAGTCTCCTCTAGACCATGtgttaatataataaaaaatcaatgatAGCTTTCGTGTTAGTGTAACTAATGATTTGGCATTTCATCGTGTCTATGTGACTCTAGGGAATGAAGGCATTTGCTTACCTTGTCTTCCCGAACTCAATAAAGTTGATCCTTC
This region includes:
- the LOC116215849 gene encoding exosome complex exonuclease RRP46 homolog isoform X1, encoding MEIDRIDGRSPNQLRPLACSRGILNRAHGSASWSQGFPRDTKVLAAVYGPKAGTKKNENPERACIEVIWKPKTGQSGKQEKEYEMILKRTLQSICILTINPNTTTSIIIQVVQDDGSLLPCAINAACAALVDAGIPLKHLAVSICCCLASSGYVILDPTKQEEEGMKAFAYLVFPNSIKLILPEGSSHAQGERMEDGIVTSVTHGAMSVEDYFHCLDRGRAATAKLSDFLRRNLQPQVLADGSKAG
- the LOC116215849 gene encoding exosome complex exonuclease RRP46 homolog isoform X2, which translates into the protein MEIDRIDGRSPNQLRPLACSRGILNRAHGSASWSQGDTKVLAAVYGPKAGTKKNENPERACIEVIWKPKTGQSGKQEKEYEMILKRTLQSICILTINPNTTTSIIIQVVQDDGSLLPCAINAACAALVDAGIPLKHLAVSICCCLASSGYVILDPTKQEEEGMKAFAYLVFPNSIKLILPEGSSHAQGERMEDGIVTSVTHGAMSVEDYFHCLDRGRAATAKLSDFLRRNLQPQVLADGSKAG